The nucleotide window TTCACCCCTTTTTGGCGCAATTTTTTCCCGAGCTCCTGAACAAGTGCGACCGTCTCCTCTCCTTCATCCATATAACTCGAGGCACCTGTCCCCTTTCCGTAATGACCTGCACTAATTGTTAGCATCAGAATTAACCTCCTTTTTCTGACTATATATCCTTTCATGTACCGAAAAAGGGACATTTAAGGTTTTATTATATTAAAAAAATAAATAAATCTGTTTCAAGTTTGCAAGCCAATCGTTTATAAAGCGTTCTAGCTATCTGAATAATAATTCGTTACAATGAAGTAATTATACATAATGTGAGGGTTAAGCATGAAAAATAAACGAATGATTGGCTTTTTATTAGTGGTAAGCGGCAGTTTTTTCTGGGGTATCGGCGGAACGATGGCACAGCAGCTGTTTACTCTTGGCATTGAAGTGAACTGGCTTGTGTCAACACGCCTTGTCATTGCCGGTATTCTTCTTTTAATTGCCCAGGCAATATTTAAAGACCGGGGGCAAATTTTCAAGATTTGGCGGGAAAAACGGGATGCTTTCCGTTTACTCGTTTTCGCGATTATCGGAATGCTGGGGGTTCAGTATACATATATGGCTTCGATTAAAGAAGGCAATGCGGCGGTCGCAACATTGCTGCAATACTTGGCACCGGTTATGATTATTATTTGGGTGACGGTGCGTGGCCTGTCCACATTCACGAAAAAAGATGCGGTCACAATTGTACTCGCTCTTAGCGGAAGCTTCTTTCTTTTAACAAACGGTTCCCTTTCCGCGTTCGCCGTACCGCTCCCTGCAATTTTATGGGGGTTACTGTCCGGCGTAACGCTTGCCTTCTATACGCTCTATGTCATTCCGCTATTAAAACGCTTTGACTCGCTTGTCGTTGTCGGCTGGGCAATGTTTCTGGCCGGATTGACGATGAGTTTTGTGCAGCCTCCCTGGGATGTGGAGATGTCGTTATGGACTGGCGAAACTGTCTTTTATTTGATTGTCGTTATTATTTTCGGCACAATGCTGGCGTTCTGGTTTTACATCGAAAGCCTTCAAACGCTTACTGCGAAAGAAACGAGCCTGCTCGGCAATATCGAACCGCTGACTGCCGTGCTGGCAACCGTTTTATGGCTGAAAGAACCGTTCGGCGGTTTCCAGTGGCTCGGAACTTCACTCATTTTGGTGATGATGGTTTATATCGCGTTGAAAGCGGATCGTGAAAAGGTTAAAGGTGTTGACGCGGTAGACGTATGATAAAGGAAGTGCTCGCATGGTCTGTGCGGGCGCTTTTTTTGTGGGTGTGGTGTTGCGCAGTTTTACGAAGTGTTCCGCAGAATTCGGAAGCGTGGTTTGAAATTTTGGTGGAGATATGGTTTTAGCGATAATTTCCGGGAAATATTGGGGGATGGTGACGGTGGTTTGGGGTTTATTAGAAGATTTGGTGCGGTAATTAGAAGATTTCGGGGGTTTATTAGAACATTCTGGGGGTTTATTAGAAAACTCGGGTGTGGGGGCGATATTTCCTGGCAATATTGAGGGGTGCTGATGTTGGTTCGGTTTTTATTAGAACATTTGGTGCGGTTATTAGAAGATTTGAACGGGTTATTAGAACATGTCGGGGGTTTATTAGAATACTCGGGTGTGGGGAGCGGTATTTCCTGGCAATATTGAGGGATGCTGATGGTAGTGCGGTTTTTATTAGAACATTTGGTGCGGTTATTAGAAGATTTGGATGGGTTATTAGAACATTTCGGGGGTTTATTAGAATACTCGGGTGTGGGGGCGGTTTTGGATGAATTTCCCGGCAATATTGAGGGGTTACTTACGATGGTTTGGGTTTTATTAGAACATTCGCTACGGTTATTAGAAGACTTGAACAGGATATTAGAACATCGAAGAAGGTTATTTGAACATTTCTATGATTTATTAGAACATTGAACGATTATATTAGAAGTTCGGCATTATATTAGAACTTTTCGCGATTTATTAGAAGAACGGAGCTACATATTAGAAAACCGTACTTTCATAAAAGATGGTCTGATTTTATTAGAACTTTTGCTGCGGTTATTAGAAGATTTGAACGGGTTATTAGAACAAACCGGATACTTATTAGAAAACTCCTGTGCAGGGGTCGTTTTTGGGTGAATTTCCCGGCAATATTGAGGGTAGCCTATTCATTTTTTACGTTTATTAGAACATCTGCTGCACTTATTAGAAGACTTGAACAGGATTTTAGAACATCGTAGAAGGATATTTGAACATTTCCACGGGTTATTAGAACATTGAACGATTATATTAGAAGTTCGGCATTATATTAGAACTTTTCGCGATTTATTA belongs to Solibacillus sp. FSL W7-1436 and includes:
- a CDS encoding EamA family transporter encodes the protein MKNKRMIGFLLVVSGSFFWGIGGTMAQQLFTLGIEVNWLVSTRLVIAGILLLIAQAIFKDRGQIFKIWREKRDAFRLLVFAIIGMLGVQYTYMASIKEGNAAVATLLQYLAPVMIIIWVTVRGLSTFTKKDAVTIVLALSGSFFLLTNGSLSAFAVPLPAILWGLLSGVTLAFYTLYVIPLLKRFDSLVVVGWAMFLAGLTMSFVQPPWDVEMSLWTGETVFYLIVVIIFGTMLAFWFYIESLQTLTAKETSLLGNIEPLTAVLATVLWLKEPFGGFQWLGTSLILVMMVYIALKADREKVKGVDAVDV